ATGCCACATTCATAACTGAACGGTATTATTTAAACTGAAATCAATCACATTCCAAGTCATTTAGTGGCATATAACATCGCCAACTCCTCTGATTATTACTCAACGCTGACTCGCCTATCCCTAGACACTATGTCAAAATAATCCCCCTAATGACGACAACACATAAAGAACCACGGATATGAATTTTCAAGCCGCTATTTTTGACATGGATGGATTGCTGCTCGACACCGAGCGGCTTTGTATGCAAATTTTTGAAGAAGCATGTCACGCGCAAGGTGTGCCATTTTTGCAGGATGTTTATCTAGGCATCATTGGTTGCAACGCAAAAACCATTGAACAGATCTTTAGAAATGGCTACGGTGAAAGCTTAGATTACCCAGCGCTGAACAACGAATGGCGCACGCGCTACAGTGCGATTGTTAAGCATCAAGCTATCCCTGTAAAAGATGGTGTGATTGAGCTGCTAGAGTGGCTAAAATCGAATAACATTCCAATCGCGGTGGCAACCTCTACTCAGCTCGATATCGCAAAGAAGAAGCTTGAGTTGGCTGGTCTGGATTCTTACTTCACCTCATTAAGTACAGGCTGCGAAGTGACTCACGGTAAACCTCACCCAGAGATTTACTTGCTGGCGGCTGAGCGCCTAGGCGTTGCTCCTGAAACTTGTCTTGCATTTGAAGATTCAAACAACGGCATTCGCGCATCGATGGCAGCGAACATGATCAGCTTCCAGATCCCAGATTTAGTGGAGCCTTGTGAAGAAGTAAAAGCGCTTGGACACACGATCAGCCCTTCTCTGCATGATGTGTTGGAGCAACTGCAACAGGCCGCAGCTTAAAAGCACATCACATCAAATAAAGGCCAATATTAAGCCGACTCACAGAGTCGGTTTTTTTGTTGATATTCCTTTTATAAAAGATAAAAACTCGCGCTTGAAACTGTTAAAGTCGATATGAAATAAATGCTAGGTGATAAACAACATTACTAACGTCTAAAGGTGGGGGGAAGGGACGCGTGAACGAAAAAATTGAAGGCCAACTGCTTGATTTTGCAAAGCAAGAAATGACACAAGATGCAGCGCACGACATTAGCCACATTAAGCGCGTAGTCAAAACCGCTAAGGCTTTGTGTGCTCAAGAACAGGCTAAGCTTGAGGTCGTTTTACCCGCCGCTTACCTTCATGATTGCTTCACCTTTCCTAAGAACCACCCAGACAGAGCCCAAAGCTCACAAATGGCAGCAGACAAGGCGATCTCTTTCCTCCAATCTATCGACTATCCCGCATCCTATCTCGACGAGATCCATCACGCGATTGTCACGCACAGCTACAGCGCCAACATCACACCTGAAACCTTAGAAGCTCAGATAGTCCAAGATGCCGATCGCCTAGATTCTCTCGGAGCAATTGGTATCGCTCGCTGCTTGTATGTGGGTCAGAGCTTTAACGCAGAGCTGTATAACCACAAAGACCCATTCGCGAAGCATCGTGACTTGGATGACAAGCATTACAGTGTCGACCATTTCTACGTGAAGCTGTTTAAACTCGCTGAAACCATGAATACAGAATCTGCCAAGTTAGAAGCCAACAAACGCACTGATTACATGCGCGGCTTTCTTGATCAACTGGCCTCAGAGGTATAACACCTTGCGGCTTAAAACTATTTAGCTGTTTAATTGATTTGAAGACAGTAAGTAGCTTAGGCTACTTTTCATCTGCAAGTTTGACCCCATATCATTAAGCATTGCTACACACTCAAGATACACAGATGTAATTTGGAACCTTCAATGACCCAAGAAAAATTCGACACCATTTACCAACGAGCAGCTCACCGTAAAGGCGGCGCAGCAGAGCTCGAAAAGATTGTTCGCGCGCCACTGTCTCAGGCCGAACTATCACAAATCACCGACGACCGTTGGCTTGCAGCCTTTACCGAGAAGGTATTCCAGTGTGGTATTTCGTGGAATGTGGTGAGAAAGAAATGGCCGCAATTTGAAGAAGTATTCTTTGAGTTCGATATCGAAAAGATGCTAATGCTGCCGAATGAGATGTGGGAGCAGAAAGCGCAGGATCCACGTATTATTCGCCATCTCACTAAGGTGATGACTATTCCTGCCAACGCCATGATGATTCACAATGCCAAGCGTGAAGCGGATTCCTTCTCACAAATGGTTGCCGACTGGCCTTCAGAACGCATTACAGAGTTGTGGGATTACCTGAAGAAACACGGCAAGCGATTGGGCGGAAATACAGGCGCCTACACCTTGCGCCAAATGGGCAAAGATACGTTCATCTTATCTTCTGACGTGGAAGCGCACCTACGCAGTACCGATGTGATCGATAGCGGTCGTAACACCAAGCGAGCACAAGTCGCGGCAAGTAAGGCTTTCAACGAGTGGCAGCAGCAATCAGGTCGTAGCCTGAGCGAGATCAGCCAGATAGTTGCTTACAGCTGCGGTGACAATCGAGTTTAGTTACGAGAACACCCTGGTATCGCTGTTGCACAACCTCATGCAGCTCGATATGCACCTGTTTTTGTGCAAACGACATGTTATAAATCATTAACAAACAAGCGTGCATCGCACTTTCATTCAGTAGCATTGTATAGATAAATGTATACAATATAGAGTAACACTCATGAAATATACTCGACCCATCCTCTTCGACTAAACAAGGGCCCTTATCTCTATGACAGCTCTCAAAAATTCTGTCTCCAAAGGTGTAAAAACGAAAGTAACCGGCCAAACTCAAGACGATGTTGTTTACTGCCATATCTTCGACGCGATACTAGAACAAAGGCTGCCACCGGCCACAAAACTAAGCGAAGAAGCGCTAGCAGATATCTTTAGTGTAAGCCGTACTATCATCCGTCGTGCCTTGCTACGTCTCTCTTTAGAACAAGTTGTAGTGATCCGCCCAAACCGAGGTGCCGTCATTGCTGCTCCAACGGTAGACGAAGCCAAACAGATCTTTAAAGCACGTGAAGTGATGGAGATAGCGATCACTGAACTTGCAGTGAAAAACGCGACCAAAATACAGATAGAAGAGTGCAGAAAGTTGGTCGCGAAAGAGAACTGCGCCTTCGACCAAGGCGACTATGGCTCTGGTTTACGATTGTCTGGTGAGTTCCACATTAAACTGGCCGAAATGGCAGAAAACGCACCTTTGCTCGCTTTCCAACGCAGTTTAGTGTCGCAAACCTCACTGCTGATCGCTCAATACGAAACAGGTAACCACTCAAACTGTTCTCTAGACGAACACTCAGGGTTACTGGATGCGATTGAGTCTGGCAACGAACAACAAGCGGTAGAGTTGATGCACGAGCACCTAAGTCACATTCGTTCTAAACTCAACCTAGACAGCAGTACGGCTTCTAGTGACCTGCATGTGGTGTTCTCAGATCTGCTTAAGAGCAAGTCATAGAAGATTCAACAAGCGATTAACAACCATCTGTTAACAACTTTTGTTTACAAAACAGGAGAGAAGTAAACCTCAGCGTTTACTTCTCTTTTTTATGCCCTCCCCATAATGATAGACGCGAAGATCGGCGCATTTTCGCCTCAAAACACTGTCGATTCTGGCCTAAATAGCGCTCTTAGCTTCTACAGTATTTGATCCGCCAATGCCAAAAATCTTGTCTTTATTTTGTATACATAACCATTAATTCATTCGCACCACAAAACTCAGCACTTCCAATTTAAATCCCAATAAAACAAACAACTACAGCCAAAATTAAATTGTATACAATATATCAAACCTTAACATTGTTGCATTTTTGTAAATAAATAGTTGACCGTGAGGTCAGGATGGATAATTATTGAGTTAGAAGTCAAAAAGAATACACATGGAAATATGTCGATTTACAAGGAGGTCTCTTGATTACTTTTTTGCTCAATCAGGAAATAAGACGTGAAGACAATCTGTCACCGAACATGACAGTGCTCAACTACCTTCGTACCAAGGTTAATAAAACGGGTACCAAAGAAGGTTGTGGGTCTGGTGACTGTGGCGCATGTACCGTCGTTTTAGGTGAAGTGGTTGATGGACAGTTGCAATACCGCTCGGTGAACTCTTGCCTTACGTTCGTTTCAGCGCTGCATGGTAAACAGCTAATCACAGTAGAAGATCTACAAAACCGAGATAAGTCACTGCACCCAGTGCAAAAAGCGGTGGTTGATTTTCACGGTTCACAATGTGGTTACTGCACGCCGGGCTTCATCATGTCGATGTTTGCGCTAGGCAAAAACAAACCCGATGCGAGCAAAGAAGACGTCATGGAATCACTGGCGGGTAACCTATGTCGTTGTACGGGCTACCGACCAATTGTTGATGCTGCGATGTCGCTTTCAACAGACCAACCTTTGATCGACCAATTCGCTGAGCTTGAACGCAACACCATCAAGAAGCTAGAAGATATTCAAGACACCGAAGCCAACTTACGCCTTGGTCACCTCACCGCTTTTTCCCCGAAAAGCACGGATGAGTTAGCCAAGCTTTTTCAAGCGCACCCGAACGCTAAGCTTGTTGCTGGCGGCACGGATTTAGCGTTGGAGGTGACACAATTCCATCGCGAGATTGAAACACTGATCAGCGTAAACCTTGTTGAAGACATGAAGGTATGCGAAGAGACCGACACCGATTTAATCATTGGTGCCAACCTACCTATCAGTGATTCTTACGCACTACTGAAAAAACACTATCCAGATTTTGGTGAGCTACTGCACCGCTTTGCTTCACTGCAAGTGCGTAACCAAGGCACCATTGGCGGTAATGTGGCGAATGCCTCACCTATCGGTGATACCCCTCCTCTGCTGATTGCCCTTAACGCGAAGATCAAACTTCGCTGCGGAGATGAGTCACGCACTATGCCGATTGAAGATTACTTCATCAGCTACAAAGTGACGGCACAAAAA
This genomic window from Vibrio toranzoniae contains:
- a CDS encoding HAD family hydrolase; the encoded protein is MNFQAAIFDMDGLLLDTERLCMQIFEEACHAQGVPFLQDVYLGIIGCNAKTIEQIFRNGYGESLDYPALNNEWRTRYSAIVKHQAIPVKDGVIELLEWLKSNNIPIAVATSTQLDIAKKKLELAGLDSYFTSLSTGCEVTHGKPHPEIYLLAAERLGVAPETCLAFEDSNNGIRASMAANMISFQIPDLVEPCEEVKALGHTISPSLHDVLEQLQQAAA
- a CDS encoding HD domain-containing protein, which codes for MNEKIEGQLLDFAKQEMTQDAAHDISHIKRVVKTAKALCAQEQAKLEVVLPAAYLHDCFTFPKNHPDRAQSSQMAADKAISFLQSIDYPASYLDEIHHAIVTHSYSANITPETLEAQIVQDADRLDSLGAIGIARCLYVGQSFNAELYNHKDPFAKHRDLDDKHYSVDHFYVKLFKLAETMNTESAKLEANKRTDYMRGFLDQLASEV
- the xdhA gene encoding xanthine dehydrogenase small subunit encodes the protein MITFLLNQEIRREDNLSPNMTVLNYLRTKVNKTGTKEGCGSGDCGACTVVLGEVVDGQLQYRSVNSCLTFVSALHGKQLITVEDLQNRDKSLHPVQKAVVDFHGSQCGYCTPGFIMSMFALGKNKPDASKEDVMESLAGNLCRCTGYRPIVDAAMSLSTDQPLIDQFAELERNTIKKLEDIQDTEANLRLGHLTAFSPKSTDELAKLFQAHPNAKLVAGGTDLALEVTQFHREIETLISVNLVEDMKVCEETDTDLIIGANLPISDSYALLKKHYPDFGELLHRFASLQVRNQGTIGGNVANASPIGDTPPLLIALNAKIKLRCGDESRTMPIEDYFISYKVTAQKESEFIEQIIIPKPTNDSFRAYKVSKRLDDDISAVCGAFDIQIEDGKVSYARIAFGGMAATPKRATRCENTLLGKPWTDANIKLAMQELYNDFEPLSDFRASQEYRSLSAANMLRRYFIEQQNKNNQIETRVTSYV
- a CDS encoding DNA-3-methyladenine glycosylase I gives rise to the protein MTQEKFDTIYQRAAHRKGGAAELEKIVRAPLSQAELSQITDDRWLAAFTEKVFQCGISWNVVRKKWPQFEEVFFEFDIEKMLMLPNEMWEQKAQDPRIIRHLTKVMTIPANAMMIHNAKREADSFSQMVADWPSERITELWDYLKKHGKRLGGNTGAYTLRQMGKDTFILSSDVEAHLRSTDVIDSGRNTKRAQVAASKAFNEWQQQSGRSLSEISQIVAYSCGDNRV
- a CDS encoding GntR family transcriptional regulator gives rise to the protein MTALKNSVSKGVKTKVTGQTQDDVVYCHIFDAILEQRLPPATKLSEEALADIFSVSRTIIRRALLRLSLEQVVVIRPNRGAVIAAPTVDEAKQIFKAREVMEIAITELAVKNATKIQIEECRKLVAKENCAFDQGDYGSGLRLSGEFHIKLAEMAENAPLLAFQRSLVSQTSLLIAQYETGNHSNCSLDEHSGLLDAIESGNEQQAVELMHEHLSHIRSKLNLDSSTASSDLHVVFSDLLKSKS